gatatgctggtgacagtaacctatctatctgcagggctggggtgatatgctggttctggtgacagtaacctatctatctgcagggctggggtgatatgctgggtctggtgatataacctatctatctgcagggctggggtgatatgctagatctggtgacagtaacctatctatctgcaaggctggggtgatatgctgggtctggtgacagtaacctatttatctgcagggctggggtgatatgctggttctggtgactataacatatctatctgcagggctggggtgatatgctgggtctggtgacagtaacctatctatctgcagggctggggtgatatgctgggtctggtgacagtaacctatctatctgcagggctggggtgatatgctggttctggtgacagtaacctatctatctgcaggactggggtgatatgctgggtctggtgacagtaacctatctatctgcagggctggggtgatatgctggctctggtgacactaacctatctatctgcagggctggggtgatatttctggtgacagtaacctatctatctgcagggcgggggtgatatgctggttctggtgacagtaacctatctatctgcagggctggggtgatatgctagatctggtgacagtaacctatctatctgcagggctggggtgatatgctggctctggtgacactaacctatctatctgcagggctggggtgatatttctggtgacagtaacctatctatctgcagggctggggtgatatgctggttctggtgacagtaacctatctatctgcagggctggggtgatatgctagatctggtgacagtaacctatctatctgcagggctgggggatatgctggttctggtgactataacctatctatctgcagggctggggtgatatgctggttctggtgacagtaacctatctatctgcagggctggcgtgatatgctggttctggtgacagtaacctatctatctgcagggctggggtgatatgctggatctggtgacagtaacctatctatctgcagggctggggtgatatgctgggtctggtgacagtaacctatctatctgcagggctggggtgatatgctggatctggtgacagtaacctatctatctgcagggctggcgtgatatgctggatctggtgacagtaacctatctatctgcagggctggggtgatatgctggttctggtgacagtaacctatctatctgcagggctggcgtgatatgctggatctggtgacagtaacctatctatctgcagggctggggtgatatgctggttctggtgacagtaacctatctatctgcagggctggggtgatatgctgggtctggtgacagtaacctatctatctgcagggctggggtgatatgctggttctggtgacagtaacctatctatctgcagggctggggtgatatgctggttctggtgacactaacctatctatctgcagggcgggggtgatatgctggctctggtgacactaacctatctatctgcagggctggggtgatatgctgggtctggtgacagtaacctatctatctgcagggctggggtgatatgctggttctggtgactataacctatctatctgcagggctggggtgatatactggttctgttgactataacctatctatctgcagggctggggtgatatactggttctggtgatagtaacctatctatctgcagggctggggtgatatgctggttctggtgatagtaacctatctatctgcagggctggggtgatatgctggttctgttgactataacctatctatctgcagggctggggtgatatgctggttctggtgatagtaacctatctatctgcagggctggggtgatatactggttctggtgacagtaacctatctatctgcagggctggggggatatgctgggtctggtgacactaacctatatatctgcagggctggggtgatatgctggttctggtgacagtaacctatctatctgcagggctggggggatatgctgggtctggtgacactaacctatatatctgcagggctggggtgatatgctggttctggtgacagtaacctatctatctgcagggctggggtgatatgctggttctggtgacagtaacctatctatctgcagggctgggttgatatgctggttctggtgacagtaacctacctatctgcagggctggggtgatatgctggttctggtgcctataacctatctatctgcagggctggggtgatatactggttctggtgacagtaacctatctatctgcagggctggcgtgatatgctggatctggtgacagtaacctatctatctgcagggctggggtgatatgctggttctggtgacagtaacctatctatctgcagggctggggtgatatgctggttctggtgacagtaacctatctatctgcagggctggggtgatatgctggttctggtgatagtaacctatctatctgcagggctggggtgatatgctggatctggtgacagtaacctatctatctgcagggctgggggatatgctggttctggtgactataacctatctatctgcagggctggggtgatatgctggttctggtgacagtaacctatctatctgcagggctggcatgatatgctggttctggtgacagtaacctatctatctgcagggctggcgtgatatgctggatctggtgacagtaacctatctatctgcagggctggggtgatatgctgggtctggtgacagtaacctatctatctgcagggctggggtgatatgctggttctggtaacagtaacctatctatctgcagggctggggtgatatgctggttctggtgacagtaacctatctatctgcagggctggggtgatatgctggttctggtgacactaacctatctatctgcagggcgggggtgatatgctggctctggtgacactaacctatctatctgcagggctggggtgatatgctgggtctggtgacagtaacctatctatctgcagggctggggtgatatgctggttctggtgacagtaacctatctatctgcagggctggggtgatatgctgggtctggtgacagtaacctatctatctgcagggctggggtgatatgctggttctggtgacagtaacctatctatctgcagggctggggtgatatgctgggtctggtgacagtaacctatctatctgcagggctggggtgatatgctggttctggtgacagtaacctatctatctgcaggactggggtgatatgctggttctggtgactacttTTAAAGTCAAATTCTGTTTTTAATCCTTACAGAAAACGTCTTGCTATCGCTGAACTATAAAGTAGAAGATTCCCACCCAGGATGTCTCAGTTCGGGTCCATCATATAATCCCCTGAGTCACGAGGAACCTTCTTCAGACCAGTCACACATTGGGAATACAAGTAACAGCCAAAGAATAGGGGAACGGTGTCAGTGCGGCGAATGCGGAAAATGGTTTACGAACAGTTTGGGTCTTTCTATAcaccagagaattcacacgggggagaagccgcaCGCCTGCTCCGAATGTGGGAAACGCTTCACGCATAAATCAAGTCTTGGTCTGCAcatgagaattcacacagggaagAGTCTTTACTCGTGTTcagtatgtgggaaatgttttaccaaaAAAACTAATCTAGAAATCCACGAGAGAAGTCATAATGGAGAGAAACCGTATTCCTGCtcggaatgtgggaaaagttttaccAAAAAATCTAATGTcattaaacatcagagaattcacacgggagagaagccattccCATGTTCACAATGCGGGAGATGTTTCACAAATAAATCAAATCTTATTGCGCATGAGAGGAGTCACAAAGGCGAGCGGCCGTATccgtgtccagaatgtgggaaatgttttaccaaaAAGTCAAATGTGGTGAAACATCAgagaatccacacaggagagCGGCCATTTTCATGCTCCCAATGCGGAAAAACCTACACGAACAAAGCAAACCTTGTAGCACATGAGAAAAGCCACAAAGAGGAAAAGACGTTGTCACACTCGGCGTATGGGAAAGGCTTTGTCGATGAATCCTATGAGAGAATCCACACAGAGAGGAGGCCGTTTttgtgttcagaatgtgggaactgCTTTACAGAGAAATCAAGTCTTCTCAAACATcttagaattcacacaggagagaagccctaTCCATGCTCAGAGTGTAGGAAATCCTTTACTAACAAATccgatcttgttaaacatcagagaattcacacgggagagaagccatattcatgttcactaTGCGGTAAGTGCTTTACGGATAAATCAAATCACGTtaaacatgagagaagtcacatgAAGAAGACATTGTGATGTCCCGTATG
This genomic stretch from Leptodactylus fuscus isolate aLepFus1 chromosome 4, aLepFus1.hap2, whole genome shotgun sequence harbors:
- the LOC142200004 gene encoding uncharacterized protein LOC142200004 isoform X2; protein product: MTPRSSCAVQWMALSSFLCYQAPALSAPTDPPRMDEDRTEMTRRLLDVTLEIMCLLRGEDYTLVRKTSGDCGAPSNHVQESGGWSRSRGPITEPGGGGSRSRGPITEPGGGGSRSRGPITEPGGGWSRSRGPITEPGGGGSRSRGPITEPGGGGSRSWGPITEPGGGGSRSRGPITAPPPPPLIHKKKILDLTYKMLELLTGEVPIRCQDVAVYFSMEEWEYLEGHEDRYKEEMMEDPRPPRTSHDGSSRRNPPERCPLSPLYTQDCPEEHPNIPETEQGENEVNIKVVVIDEEETESQGKDLTNVKVEAEEERMMGNHPYMSVMDEEMPGGVTRENVLLSLNYKVEDSHPGCLSSGPSYNPLSHEEPSSDQSHIGNTSNSQRIGERCQCGECGKWFTNSLGLSIHQRIHTGEKPHACSECGKRFTHKSSLGLHMRIHTGKSLYSCSVCGKCFTKKTNLEIHERSHNGEKPYSCSECGKSFTKKSNVIKHQRIHTGEKPFPCSQCGRCFTNKSNLIAHERSHKGERPYPCPECGKCFTKKSNVVKHQRIHTGERPFSCSQCGKTYTNKANLVAHEKSHKEEKTLSHSAYGKGFVDESYERIHTERRPFLCSECGNCFTEKSSLLKHLRIHTGEKPYPCSECRKSFTNKSDLVKHQRIHTGEKPYSCSLCGKCFTDKSNHVKHERSHMKKTL